From a single Adhaeribacter swui genomic region:
- a CDS encoding Abi family protein gives MRYDKLEYFASQPRLNRFLAACNGSKAKAQKLYRINLRVAQSFYPLLNLFEIFLRNSINYHVSAHFANPNWIMTEKTGFMNSPTLRQSKFFLKTTVQKAENKIASRGIVTSGKVIAEMMFGFWTSLFEPHHYRLIGGVVIHCFANKPANVNRSNIATSLTKIREFRNRVYHNEPVCFNGSVISFQEAIDIKIELYTLFGWIDADLTDYVSYFDSIDEKIAQAQNL, from the coding sequence TTGAGATACGATAAACTAGAATACTTTGCTTCACAACCAAGATTAAATCGGTTTCTGGCTGCTTGCAATGGCTCTAAGGCAAAGGCACAAAAATTATACAGAATAAACCTTAGGGTAGCACAATCGTTTTACCCACTACTAAACTTATTTGAGATATTTCTCAGAAATTCAATTAATTACCATGTTTCGGCCCACTTTGCAAATCCAAATTGGATAATGACGGAGAAAACTGGATTTATGAATAGCCCTACTTTACGTCAATCAAAATTCTTTCTAAAAACTACTGTTCAAAAGGCAGAAAATAAGATAGCAAGTAGGGGTATAGTAACATCAGGCAAAGTTATAGCTGAGATGATGTTTGGTTTTTGGACAAGCCTATTCGAACCTCACCATTATCGCTTAATTGGAGGAGTTGTAATTCATTGCTTTGCTAATAAACCGGCTAATGTTAACCGCTCCAATATTGCTACCAGCCTTACTAAAATAAGAGAATTTAGAAATAGGGTTTACCATAACGAACCAGTTTGTTTTAATGGTTCTGTAATCAGCTTCCAGGAAGCCATAGATATTAAGATTGAACTTTATACTTTATTTGGTTGGATAGACGCGGA
- a CDS encoding ImmA/IrrE family metallo-endopeptidase yields MNPITPKVKKEVVKLTSFLTANFSEGSKTNLLAICEDEILTLCIDNYGSEFDGMLVWHDRQFFIHLNSAKGNTLESNRGRFTLAHELGHYFIDAHREGLKRGLLPPHPSNISLIHTGKMETEADYFASCLLMPLEKLRAFTGRRKFSFDIIRQISDNFGVSLTAAALRFTEVGTHEVMMVFSQGNKVKWYYRSPDFPQLANQFKVGGQLPPTSVAGESFLKSEAKYTGIELIDLEDWFYYRKGAPERQLYEQCFYSDIYDYVISLIWFE; encoded by the coding sequence GTGAATCCGATAACACCAAAGGTTAAAAAAGAAGTAGTTAAATTAACTTCATTTTTAACAGCCAATTTCTCCGAAGGTAGTAAAACTAATTTGCTAGCTATTTGTGAGGATGAGATATTAACTCTTTGTATAGACAATTATGGAAGCGAATTTGACGGCATGCTGGTATGGCATGATCGCCAGTTTTTTATTCATTTAAATAGCGCTAAAGGTAATACTCTGGAGAGTAATAGAGGTAGGTTCACCTTAGCTCATGAACTTGGGCATTATTTTATCGATGCCCATCGAGAAGGCTTAAAAAGAGGTTTACTCCCACCGCATCCGTCTAATATATCTTTAATTCATACAGGCAAAATGGAAACAGAAGCTGATTATTTTGCTTCTTGTTTACTTATGCCATTGGAAAAACTTAGAGCATTTACTGGTAGACGTAAATTTTCATTTGATATCATTCGGCAAATCTCCGATAACTTCGGAGTAAGCTTAACAGCTGCAGCATTAAGATTTACTGAGGTAGGAACTCATGAGGTAATGATGGTTTTCAGTCAAGGGAATAAAGTTAAGTGGTACTACAGAAGCCCGGATTTTCCCCAGCTAGCGAATCAGTTCAAGGTAGGAGGGCAATTACCACCAACAAGTGTTGCTGGCGAGTCTTTTTTAAAGTCTGAAGCAAAATATACGGGAATCGAGCTTATTGACTTGGAGGATTGGTTCTACTATAGAAAAGGAGCTCCTGAAAGGCAATTATACGAACAGTGTTTTTATTCAGACATATACGATTATGTTATTAGCCTTATATGGTTTGAGTAA
- a CDS encoding sigma-70 family RNA polymerase sigma factor: MTWEELKDESTPDLIDYVKSVNDPGYKDLAEAAFIALTFRFRKDLIDKCVIMSRKWQRTEDDAIELVNRVFNRFWQYPRYEHSECKDGNTDKCFRKYLYGIANREIVKLYNPSYSPYDGTEKVITSLIDPSVNYEPERLKILQEYEKKLDQAFAKLPPKHKIIYLTYKQHEKEGKNLPRHLTLELREAVGGLSQNTIRIYKMEANELMRKEFGNG, translated from the coding sequence ATGACCTGGGAGGAATTAAAAGATGAAAGCACACCTGATTTGATAGACTATGTCAAATCAGTAAATGATCCCGGATATAAAGACCTTGCTGAAGCAGCATTTATTGCTTTAACTTTCCGGTTTAGGAAAGATCTCATCGATAAATGTGTTATAATGTCAAGAAAATGGCAGCGCACTGAAGATGACGCGATCGAGCTTGTTAATCGAGTATTTAATCGTTTTTGGCAATATCCCAGATATGAGCATTCCGAATGCAAGGATGGTAATACCGATAAGTGTTTTAGGAAATATCTTTATGGAATAGCGAACCGTGAAATTGTAAAGCTATATAACCCATCTTATTCTCCTTACGACGGTACGGAAAAAGTTATTACTTCTTTGATTGACCCTTCTGTAAACTATGAGCCTGAACGACTGAAAATTCTTCAGGAGTATGAAAAAAAGTTAGATCAAGCTTTTGCCAAACTTCCCCCTAAACATAAAATCATTTACTTGACATACAAACAACACGAAAAAGAAGGCAAAAATTTGCCAAGACATTTAACCTTAGAGCTTAGAGAAGCAGTAGGAGGGCTTTCCCAAAATACCATTAGAATTTATAAAATGGAAGCTAATGAATTGATGAGAAAGGAATTTGGTAATGGCTAA
- a CDS encoding CBASS cGAMP-activated phospholipase — MNEESTFKILSIDGGGIKGLYTSKILEHLEQRYGPISDYFDMICGTSTGDLIALGLALKIPSSEISNMYEVHGPAIFPKRGKWYGVLRQALWKGKYSDEPLRKALEGMFGDAKVSDLHNLVCIPSYSVTDARPWIFKYDHKEGKLDRDNKAFCVDVALATSAAPTYFPLSEIDYYDKKQFIDGGVWANNPTMVGVLEALTYFVGPQRQFSSVKVLSISSLNNNGGKPIGLKRARAFMQWRNDLFETSINGQSIFTDYLMSRLCEMNHTGIDYIRVPSEQISTEQQHLVQLDCATPQAINFIKGKGNDRGEITKKDPKVESFFENTKTYIL, encoded by the coding sequence ATGAATGAAGAATCAACCTTTAAGATTTTATCAATTGATGGTGGGGGCATTAAAGGACTCTATACATCCAAAATCCTAGAACACTTAGAGCAACGCTACGGACCAATCTCGGATTACTTTGATATGATCTGTGGCACATCTACTGGGGATTTAATAGCGCTTGGGCTTGCTCTTAAGATTCCATCTTCTGAAATAAGTAACATGTACGAAGTACATGGGCCAGCAATTTTTCCGAAACGTGGTAAGTGGTACGGTGTACTTAGACAAGCGCTTTGGAAAGGCAAATATTCGGATGAGCCTTTAAGAAAAGCGCTGGAAGGTATGTTTGGAGATGCAAAAGTATCAGATCTCCATAATCTAGTTTGTATTCCCTCCTATTCTGTTACCGATGCTAGGCCCTGGATATTCAAATACGATCATAAAGAAGGCAAGCTCGATAGAGACAACAAAGCGTTTTGCGTAGACGTCGCTCTAGCTACTTCTGCGGCCCCTACTTACTTTCCACTAAGCGAGATAGATTACTATGATAAGAAGCAATTTATTGATGGCGGAGTATGGGCAAATAATCCTACCATGGTAGGAGTACTAGAAGCTTTAACCTACTTCGTTGGTCCACAACGGCAATTTAGCTCTGTCAAAGTACTTTCCATTAGTAGCCTTAATAACAACGGAGGCAAACCTATTGGTCTAAAAAGGGCAAGAGCTTTTATGCAATGGAGAAATGACCTCTTCGAAACATCTATCAATGGACAAAGCATCTTTACGGATTACCTTATGTCTAGGCTATGTGAAATGAACCATACTGGCATTGACTACATCCGGGTTCCATCCGAGCAGATATCAACTGAGCAGCAGCATTTGGTTCAGCTAGATTGCGCTACTCCTCAAGCCATTAATTTTATCAAGGGCAAAGGCAATGATAGAGGGGAGATCACTAAAAAAGACCCTAAAGTAGAATCATTTTTTGAAAACACTAAAACCTACATATTATAA
- a CDS encoding cyclic GMP-AMP synthase DncV-like nucleotidyltransferase produces the protein MANCHDLFLDFNSTIRLSESKRKSLKLSRHELRRKIRRYFKENEKDGIMPKFSGQGSFMMDSIINPIPRKEIEGNTVKYLYFYDIDDGIYFIGNLETKTRYSIQTYHNWIYDAVDGHTDTPPIDKNTCVRVLFSDGHNIDLPIYYKQGDTPELAHKAKSWLESDPLKFSQWFNEKAEINPQLRRIVRYLKTWSDYRQYCNTSKPMPSGLILTILAANHYYRHDRDDISLKETLVSIEAALRVNFRCERPTTPAGENLLSKYTQEEYFMGSLRQFISNAKLAIEEKNQKKGCEYWQKSLGDRFPCHLAKDEEQRNIAVSGLVMGAANSKPYGTII, from the coding sequence ATGGCAAACTGTCACGACCTTTTCCTGGATTTCAATAGCACAATCAGGCTCAGCGAGTCTAAAAGAAAGAGCCTCAAACTTTCAAGACACGAACTTAGAAGGAAAATTAGAAGATATTTCAAAGAAAATGAGAAAGACGGAATAATGCCTAAATTTTCTGGGCAGGGCTCATTTATGATGGATAGTATTATTAATCCAATACCCCGGAAGGAAATAGAAGGAAACACAGTAAAATATTTATATTTCTATGATATTGATGATGGCATCTATTTTATCGGTAATCTGGAAACTAAAACTAGGTATTCCATTCAAACTTATCATAATTGGATTTATGATGCTGTAGATGGGCATACGGATACTCCACCAATCGATAAAAACACCTGCGTAAGAGTTTTGTTCTCGGATGGTCACAATATTGATTTACCTATATACTATAAGCAAGGGGATACTCCGGAATTAGCTCATAAAGCAAAAAGCTGGCTGGAAAGCGATCCGTTAAAATTTAGCCAATGGTTTAACGAGAAAGCTGAGATTAATCCCCAGTTGCGCAGAATAGTAAGATATCTAAAGACTTGGTCAGATTATCGTCAATATTGTAATACTAGCAAACCAATGCCAAGTGGTCTTATTTTAACAATTTTAGCAGCGAATCATTATTATCGTCACGATAGAGATGATATTTCTCTAAAAGAAACATTAGTGAGCATCGAGGCTGCACTCCGAGTAAATTTTAGGTGTGAACGGCCAACTACTCCTGCTGGAGAAAATTTACTTTCAAAATATACCCAAGAGGAGTATTTCATGGGTAGCTTAAGACAATTTATTTCTAATGCAAAACTGGCGATAGAGGAAAAAAACCAGAAAAAAGGATGTGAGTACTGGCAAAAGAGCCTTGGTGACCGATTCCCGTGCCACTTAGCAAAAGACGAAGAACAAAGAAATATTGCTGTTTCAGGTTTAGTGATGGGGGCAGCTAATTCTAAGCCGTACGGCACAATTATATAA
- a CDS encoding SEC-C domain-containing protein: MEGYLLFLAQTDEVIVKYPKLKIIESEGQSIIKGEIDIVDSYGKYWTSYEIEIRYSPKFPNRFPILHETGGKIPKIGDWHVYEDSKACCLKIPPEEIIRCKNGISVLEFIEEEVIPYFFNQTHRMEVGYYVNGEYSHGAKGIYEYYSKILGTSGNIKLTIKMLRFIALKSEPKRTSLCFCGSSNKYRKCHREAYRNIAKINSVDLIYHVNYLESKKHLL; the protein is encoded by the coding sequence ATGGAAGGGTATTTACTTTTTCTCGCCCAAACAGATGAGGTTATAGTTAAATATCCAAAGCTTAAAATTATAGAGTCCGAAGGTCAATCCATTATTAAAGGTGAAATAGATATAGTTGATAGCTACGGTAAGTACTGGACTTCATATGAAATTGAAATTCGGTACTCACCAAAATTTCCTAATAGATTTCCAATACTGCACGAAACGGGTGGTAAAATACCAAAAATCGGTGATTGGCATGTTTATGAAGATTCAAAAGCCTGTTGTCTGAAGATACCTCCTGAAGAAATTATTAGGTGTAAAAACGGGATATCCGTACTCGAGTTTATAGAAGAAGAGGTTATTCCTTACTTTTTTAATCAAACTCACCGGATGGAAGTTGGATACTATGTAAATGGAGAGTATTCGCATGGGGCAAAGGGTATTTATGAATATTACTCAAAAATCCTAGGCACATCAGGAAATATAAAATTAACTATTAAAATGTTGCGTTTTATTGCTTTAAAATCTGAGCCAAAAAGGACATCGTTGTGCTTTTGCGGAAGTTCTAATAAATATCGGAAGTGCCATAGAGAGGCTTATCGTAATATAGCTAAAATAAACTCTGTTGATCTGATTTATCATGTAAATTACTTGGAAAGTAAAAAGCATTTACTCTAA
- a CDS encoding DUF2971 domain-containing protein: protein MKSKPEYLYHYTSIETLALILSTKKIRFNALNQVDDLDEGKCLDFKFISKYFFVSCWTSLEEESLPFWNMYTPNMKGIRIKMPYDFFNTNDISTKGIYGLAEGHFKSIVSQEETFQNNYWIVPTQNEYLFDVDYTSDNKKLFPQIETINGDSFNINLNKIGIYKSLHWKFQSEWRYIIKIMPTSSRNPAYYSMRESNIMADSIYSMRKGDKLPFSSYLVDIDKNKIENMEILLGPKHTTSEKLIVESLVKNFNPKAEIRISCLHNKIR, encoded by the coding sequence ATGAAAAGTAAACCCGAATATCTTTATCATTACACATCTATTGAAACACTTGCACTAATTTTATCTACTAAGAAGATAAGATTCAATGCATTAAATCAAGTGGACGATTTAGATGAAGGGAAATGTTTAGATTTCAAATTTATTAGTAAATATTTCTTTGTAAGCTGTTGGACAAGCTTAGAAGAAGAAAGTCTGCCATTTTGGAATATGTATACACCAAACATGAAAGGAATTCGGATAAAAATGCCTTATGATTTTTTTAATACTAATGATATTTCTACTAAGGGTATTTATGGTTTAGCAGAAGGCCATTTTAAGTCAATTGTTTCTCAAGAAGAAACTTTCCAAAATAATTACTGGATTGTCCCAACTCAAAATGAATATTTATTTGATGTAGATTATACATCTGATAATAAGAAATTATTTCCACAGATAGAAACAATAAATGGTGATAGCTTTAATATTAACTTAAATAAAATAGGAATTTATAAGTCATTACATTGGAAATTCCAATCTGAATGGAGATATATAATTAAAATAATGCCAACAAGTAGTCGCAATCCTGCATATTATAGTATGCGAGAGTCTAATATTATGGCAGATTCAATATACTCAATGCGAAAAGGGGATAAACTCCCGTTCTCAAGCTATTTAGTTGATATTGATAAAAATAAAATTGAAAATATGGAAATACTGCTAGGACCAAAACATACAACATCAGAGAAATTGATAGTTGAAAGTTTAGTAAAAAACTTTAATCCCAAAGCAGAAATTAGAATCAGTTGTTTGCATAACAAAATTCGATAA
- a CDS encoding DUF4365 domain-containing protein, translating into MVNKKRRVFQHIMEDESYQIIKNLIPKEWVIREFNRPDYGIDLVIELFEKIDDHYSETLGEFIYVQVKSLKNIKIVTEKIFSVNNVAKGVWGEDRSEYAEIDIKNILLILIPFLQYNHWVQVFLFCFLWLI; encoded by the coding sequence ATGGTTAATAAAAAAAGAAGAGTTTTTCAGCATATTATGGAAGATGAATCTTATCAAATAATTAAAAATCTTATTCCTAAAGAATGGGTAATACGTGAATTTAATAGGCCCGATTATGGGATTGACTTAGTAATTGAACTATTCGAAAAAATTGATGACCATTATTCAGAGACTCTAGGAGAGTTTATCTATGTTCAAGTAAAATCATTAAAAAATATAAAGATTGTAACAGAAAAAATATTCAGCGTTAATAATGTTGCAAAAGGTGTATGGGGGGAAGATCGGTCAGAGTATGCAGAAATAGATATTAAAAATATTCTTTTGATACTAATTCCATTTTTACAATACAATCACTGGGTGCAAGTGTTTCTGTTTTGCTTTTTGTGGTTGATATAA
- a CDS encoding IS110 family RNA-guided transposase, protein MISPVKQKVIGIDVSKDSLAVCFSLTNKLQHLEVSNDKAGFQKLVKQCGVDCLYVMEATGIYYLQLAYYLYEQGAQVFVVNPVIIKRFIQMHLGKGKSDKKDAQWIQRYGEQSQATSWQPEQPVIVECRQLEQVAEQLIKQRTMVINALEALKLQPVVSSLATKSLLQTLKMLDKQVKQIQEKLLETLEKAFAKELNLLTSIPGIGRKTAGMLLLFTGDFQKLDNYRQLIAKAGLSPREYTSGTSIRGKVRITKMGGSLIRSKLYVCSFSAKKSNAACKALYERLVAKGKNGKLALIAVCNKLLKQAFAIVKSGIPYHPNYMHISTPKP, encoded by the coding sequence ATGATCTCACCCGTAAAACAAAAGGTAATTGGTATTGATGTAAGTAAAGATTCTTTGGCCGTTTGCTTCTCCTTGACCAATAAGCTCCAGCACCTGGAGGTGAGTAATGATAAAGCTGGTTTTCAAAAGCTGGTGAAACAGTGTGGCGTTGATTGCCTGTATGTGATGGAAGCGACTGGCATCTATTACTTGCAACTGGCCTATTACCTCTATGAGCAAGGAGCACAAGTATTTGTGGTAAATCCAGTTATCATAAAACGGTTTATTCAAATGCATTTAGGCAAAGGCAAGAGCGACAAGAAAGATGCCCAATGGATACAGCGCTACGGAGAACAAAGCCAAGCAACCTCTTGGCAACCAGAGCAGCCGGTGATTGTGGAATGCCGCCAATTAGAGCAGGTTGCCGAGCAGCTCATCAAACAAAGAACCATGGTTATCAATGCATTGGAAGCTTTAAAACTGCAACCTGTTGTCAGCAGTTTGGCTACCAAAAGCCTGCTTCAAACCTTAAAAATGCTTGACAAGCAGGTTAAGCAAATTCAGGAAAAGCTACTAGAAACTTTAGAAAAGGCTTTTGCCAAGGAGCTTAATCTACTTACTTCAATTCCGGGAATTGGCCGAAAGACGGCGGGGATGTTGCTTTTATTTACCGGTGACTTCCAAAAATTAGATAATTACCGCCAGTTGATTGCCAAAGCCGGTTTATCGCCCCGCGAATATACTTCCGGGACGAGTATCCGAGGGAAAGTGCGCATTACGAAAATGGGTGGGAGTTTAATCCGAAGCAAATTATATGTGTGCAGCTTTTCGGCCAAGAAATCGAATGCAGCCTGCAAGGCCCTTTATGAGCGGTTGGTGGCCAAAGGGAAGAATGGCAAATTAGCTTTAATAGCGGTTTGTAATAAATTGCTCAAGCAAGCTTTTGCCATCGTAAAATCGGGTATTCCTTACCATCCTAATTATATGCATATTTCAACCCCAAAACCTTGA
- a CDS encoding M56 family metallopeptidase: MMPALFVYLLQVNAALVLFYLAYRFLLRPLTFYTLNRFFLVFGIAFSLAYPRIDVSWMLNQPSQLSNQLTAVAPDWRAVALLPAQAPVPGFWQVLTILFWAGSLMMALRLLGQFYSLYRIHQQSKPACHEGMSYRQVTGQVNPFSFWQTAYLNPDQHCPEELISILRHEHIHVRQWHTLDVLLGEFSTVLCWFNPGAWLFKQAVKENLEFLTDHQVLQSGVDSKAYQYSLLHISDLAQGASLVNNFNFLTIKKRITMMNKKPSSRKYVARYAVLAPLIAAPLFILTACSEEPVATAPQVNQVPASEPAQALADVVYYIDGEEVSDGTFKKLDTKEIESVNVFKGESAIKVFGDKGGNGVIAITTKKNKNASQVIQFNEKLQETLKK, from the coding sequence ATGATGCCGGCCTTATTTGTTTACCTGCTTCAAGTGAATGCGGCCCTGGTACTCTTTTACCTGGCTTACCGTTTTTTGCTGCGCCCGCTCACTTTCTATACCCTAAACCGCTTCTTCCTGGTCTTTGGTATTGCTTTTTCCCTGGCTTATCCCCGGATCGATGTTTCCTGGATGTTGAATCAGCCGTCGCAGCTCAGTAATCAGTTGACCGCCGTTGCTCCTGATTGGCGAGCGGTAGCGTTGTTGCCGGCGCAAGCGCCGGTACCTGGGTTTTGGCAGGTACTTACTATTCTCTTCTGGGCTGGAAGTCTGATGATGGCCTTGCGCTTGCTGGGGCAGTTCTATTCCCTGTACCGGATCCATCAGCAGTCAAAGCCCGCCTGTCACGAAGGTATGTCCTACCGGCAAGTGACAGGTCAAGTAAATCCTTTTTCTTTTTGGCAAACTGCTTACCTGAATCCCGACCAGCATTGCCCCGAAGAATTGATTTCTATCCTGCGTCATGAGCACATTCACGTGCGCCAGTGGCATACCCTGGACGTGCTGCTGGGGGAATTTAGTACGGTGCTGTGCTGGTTTAATCCAGGTGCCTGGCTTTTTAAGCAAGCGGTGAAGGAAAACCTGGAGTTTTTAACCGACCATCAGGTGCTGCAAAGTGGTGTGGACAGCAAAGCTTACCAATACAGCCTGCTGCACATCAGTGATCTGGCGCAAGGGGCCAGCTTAGTTAATAATTTTAATTTTCTTACCATAAAAAAGCGAATAACCATGATGAACAAAAAACCATCTTCCCGGAAGTACGTTGCCCGCTACGCGGTATTAGCCCCTTTAATAGCGGCACCACTCTTTATTTTAACTGCTTGCAGTGAAGAACCGGTGGCGACGGCACCCCAGGTTAACCAGGTACCAGCCAGTGAACCAGCACAAGCATTAGCAGATGTGGTGTACTACATTGATGGCGAAGAAGTATCGGACGGCACCTTCAAAAAGTTAGATACCAAAGAAATTGAAAGCGTAAATGTGTTCAAAGGCGAAAGCGCCATCAAAGTATTCGGCGATAAAGGGGGCAATGGGGTTATTGCTATTACCACCAAGAAAAACAAAAATGCCAGCCAAGTGATCCAATTTAATGAGAAGTTGCAAGAAACACTGAAAAAGTAA
- a CDS encoding BlaI/MecI/CopY family transcriptional regulator, with the protein MKKLTKQEEEAMQAIWQTNGGFIKDFIDHLPEPQPPYTTVASTVKKLEQKGFIQSEKLGNSYRYLPLIAEKDYSKSFMRGFVSDYFQNSYKELVTFFAQEKEISPQELQEIIDLIEKRKSE; encoded by the coding sequence ATGAAAAAATTAACCAAGCAAGAAGAAGAGGCCATGCAGGCCATCTGGCAAACCAACGGCGGGTTTATCAAGGACTTCATCGATCACCTTCCCGAGCCCCAACCCCCTTACACCACGGTCGCTTCCACGGTCAAAAAACTCGAACAAAAGGGTTTTATCCAGAGTGAGAAGCTGGGTAACTCTTACCGCTACCTGCCCCTGATAGCGGAAAAGGACTACAGCAAAAGCTTTATGCGCGGTTTTGTCAGCGATTACTTTCAAAACTCTTATAAAGAGCTGGTCACCTTTTTTGCCCAGGAGAAAGAAATTAGCCCCCAGGAGCTCCAGGAGATCATCGATCTGATTGAAAAACGTAAATCCGAATAA
- a CDS encoding DUF2116 family Zn-ribbon domain-containing protein has protein sequence MKAQTAACQVCGQAIPGRSDKKYCSDQCRSESNNQKRRGDPAERLRQEINGILRQNRNILRKASPWGKTTAQVDQLVQQGFDLRYFTHQYRTRKGNTYFFCYDYDYLLLPEEKVLVVNGQPYMQP, from the coding sequence ATGAAAGCTCAGACGGCTGCTTGCCAGGTTTGCGGGCAAGCTATCCCAGGAAGAAGTGATAAGAAGTACTGCTCGGACCAATGCCGTTCCGAAAGCAACAACCAAAAAAGGCGCGGGGACCCGGCCGAACGCTTAAGGCAGGAGATTAACGGCATATTGCGCCAGAACCGCAATATTCTCCGCAAGGCAAGTCCCTGGGGTAAGACAACGGCCCAGGTAGATCAGCTGGTGCAGCAAGGATTTGATCTGCGCTACTTCACGCATCAGTACCGGACACGGAAAGGGAACACCTACTTTTTCTGCTATGATTATGATTACTTACTGCTGCCCGAAGAGAAAGTGCTTGTCGTGAACGGGCAACCCTACATGCAACCCTAG
- a CDS encoding DUF4932 domain-containing protein: protein MTMALVCVLSPLLTRAQFTEKISENVTLSVNTNIETYFLAEKLAVEHIGNYVYSYNNVVFSHQPIVYYGLQEFMPWKDKPVILRIADILKQLRDQFHDNAPQLEYLLYRNQFPASGLRWPVPADLPVFDEEHHHEAKRLVLELADSLSSFYHQAKVGEFLQRNAFFYKGALAEAKKHINVKAIPYMEKWYGQKFAGYELYLMLGMPITPGEDNYRAFGPMLTSPKGKVSAMVFSSSVQLPLLPALKDYKAYGFDNKEVTQFLTVHEIGHSFVNPIVKSFPAEIIKDSALFTPALAKTLENSYIGSWETCVIEHLVRLGEIRVTKMVGDKTEVNRLRKLHIDEFHFVLLPLLEKKIAAYESNRSKYPDFKSFLPELFQTLHQLKPTDIDALLKKKMPSAN from the coding sequence ATGACTATGGCGTTAGTTTGCGTGCTAAGCCCGCTTTTAACCCGCGCCCAGTTTACGGAGAAGATATCGGAAAACGTGACTCTTTCGGTAAACACCAATATAGAAACCTACTTTCTGGCGGAGAAACTAGCCGTCGAGCATATAGGTAATTACGTCTATAGCTATAATAACGTGGTGTTTTCCCATCAGCCAATCGTTTATTACGGATTGCAGGAATTTATGCCCTGGAAAGATAAGCCGGTAATTTTGCGGATTGCGGACATATTGAAGCAATTGCGCGATCAATTCCACGATAATGCCCCGCAATTAGAATACCTGCTTTATAGGAATCAATTTCCCGCTTCTGGATTAAGGTGGCCCGTTCCCGCTGATTTGCCTGTGTTTGACGAAGAACATCATCATGAAGCAAAAAGATTAGTTCTGGAGCTTGCCGATAGCTTATCTTCTTTTTATCACCAGGCAAAAGTAGGCGAGTTTCTGCAGCGTAATGCATTTTTTTATAAAGGAGCTTTGGCCGAAGCCAAGAAACATATCAATGTAAAAGCCATACCCTATATGGAAAAATGGTATGGACAAAAATTTGCGGGTTATGAGCTTTACCTGATGCTGGGTATGCCAATTACGCCGGGAGAGGATAATTACCGGGCGTTTGGGCCCATGCTCACTAGCCCGAAAGGAAAAGTATCGGCCATGGTATTCAGTTCTAGTGTTCAGTTACCCCTTTTGCCAGCGTTAAAGGACTATAAAGCCTATGGTTTTGATAATAAGGAAGTGACCCAATTTTTAACAGTACACGAAATAGGTCATTCTTTTGTGAACCCCATTGTGAAATCTTTTCCAGCGGAAATAATAAAGGATAGCGCCTTGTTTACGCCTGCTCTGGCTAAAACTTTGGAAAACTCCTACATTGGTAGCTGGGAGACTTGCGTAATTGAGCATTTGGTTCGATTGGGAGAGATCCGAGTCACTAAAATGGTAGGAGATAAGACGGAAGTAAATCGCCTGCGTAAGCTTCATATTGACGAGTTCCACTTTGTACTCTTACCACTCCTAGAAAAGAAAATAGCCGCCTACGAAAGTAATCGGTCGAAGTATCCGGATTTTAAAAGCTTTTTACCGGAACTCTTCCAAACACTCCATCAACTAAAACCGACAGATATTGATGCCTTATTAAAAAAGAAAATGCCTTCTGCTAATTGA